One Prolixibacteraceae bacterium DNA segment encodes these proteins:
- a CDS encoding nitronate monooxygenase, whose amino-acid sequence MTNSVNLQLGSIMNKICKLFNIKYPIVQGGMVWCSGWKLASAVSNQGGLGLLGAGSMHPETFREHVQKMQSATDKPWGVNLPLLYPELDKIIDIIIKEKVKIVFTSAGSPKKWTQTLKSHGITVVHVVSSSLFAKKCEDAGVDAIVAEGFEAGGHNGREETTTLTLIPQVRRSTSLPVIAAGGIGSGQAWLAAHSLGADGVQIGSLFAVSKESSAHSNFKETVFKAKEGDTKLSLKSLAPVRLLNNHFYQTVQGMERAGATPESLREILGKGRAKQGMFLGELEEGELEIGQVSSMIEKEKSVSDIFTMLLSEYNEARDKIVNEEQYRF is encoded by the coding sequence ATGACCAATTCAGTTAATCTCCAATTAGGTAGTATCATGAATAAAATATGTAAACTTTTTAATATAAAATACCCCATTGTACAAGGAGGTATGGTTTGGTGTTCTGGTTGGAAACTTGCATCAGCAGTGTCCAATCAAGGTGGATTAGGGCTTCTAGGTGCTGGGTCAATGCATCCTGAGACATTTAGAGAGCATGTTCAAAAAATGCAATCTGCAACGGACAAACCATGGGGGGTTAATTTGCCGTTACTTTACCCCGAATTAGATAAGATCATTGATATAATCATCAAAGAGAAGGTTAAGATCGTTTTCACTTCGGCTGGTAGTCCTAAGAAATGGACTCAAACACTCAAATCTCATGGAATCACAGTAGTTCATGTGGTTTCAAGTTCTCTTTTTGCAAAAAAATGTGAAGATGCTGGTGTAGATGCAATTGTTGCCGAAGGATTTGAAGCAGGAGGTCATAACGGAAGAGAAGAGACGACGACATTAACTTTGATACCTCAGGTTAGAAGATCAACCTCCCTACCCGTTATTGCGGCAGGAGGAATAGGTTCTGGTCAAGCATGGTTGGCTGCACATAGTCTTGGTGCTGATGGAGTACAGATAGGATCTCTCTTTGCGGTATCAAAAGAGTCCTCGGCACACTCCAACTTCAAAGAGACCGTATTCAAGGCAAAAGAGGGAGATACAAAACTGTCATTAAAAAGTTTGGCTCCTGTACGATTGTTAAACAATCACTTTTACCAAACAGTTCAAGGAATGGAGAGAGCTGGGGCTACTCCTGAAAGTCTAAGAGAAATTTTAGGAAAAGGACGTGCCAAACAAGGGATGTTTCTAGGGGAACTAGAGGAAGGCGAATTAGAGATTGGACAAGTATCGTCTATGATTGAAAAAGAAAAATCGGTTTCAGACATCTTTACCATGCTACTCTCGGAGTACAACGAAGCTAGAGATAAAATTGTAAACGAGGAACAATATCGTTTTTAA